One Notolabrus celidotus isolate fNotCel1 chromosome 18, fNotCel1.pri, whole genome shotgun sequence DNA window includes the following coding sequences:
- the LOC117829555 gene encoding interaptin-like: MPKQTQKVAKADKSRSKRQEDPIDFSKLPKDLKTPDEVWKKERGNTRKKNKSSRLQEEREMELAEQKSEDQEDQKELINPTADKTPAEEAEFMETIKNLSKRLLLKEYLQLRKDFVTTEDKLKKKLQKERTKSELLQEELEKKKASNSDVQESEPEVPAQQQQAGFLNPETEEKLKSLEDRVLNDQRVTTNLMAERDTLTQEMAEINILKEEAIKKQEDLLQENEGLKHELSLKKCLDQENEELKHELSLKKCLDQENEELKHELSLKKCLEQENEELKHELSLKKCLEQENEELKHELSLKKCLEQENEELKEKIKTSQEEFNAELQLAKQNHILLQQHYQALRVAYQKLGEAYQTQVVTVRNQAVNLQNQLKTQVQSNANRKREDQWLIRKLKTDLKALQGKTSATIISQKKYFLKIIEGLSNQLNSLRDIREKYDDLKEEYDIRQEEFNAELQPEKQKNVLLQENHESLRESYIELSKKYEAVIITLQQWAEAVAQQGLTIQVQEEPEDSEINSTETATTLTPQEEPEALTPVSETATPATETETPVSETATPDTETETPDTETETSDTETATPATETETPVSETATPATETETPVSETVTPATETATQAKPFWKSVRHILGLRKPKSWKKKEQEPTSTPHSHRPP, from the exons ATGCCCAAACAAACGCAGAAAGTGGCCAAGGCTGACAAAAGCAGAAGCAAACGTCAGGAGGACCCGATCGATTTTTCCAAACTTCCTAAGGACTTGAAAACACCTGATGAAGTCTggaaaaaagagaggggaaaCACTCGTAAAAAGAATAAATCCAGCCGCTtgcaagaggagagagaaatggaGTTGGCTGAACAAAAGTCAGAGGACCAAGAAGATCAGAAGGAGCTGATTAATCCCACTGCTGATAAAACTCCTGCCGAAGAAGCTGAGTTTATGGAGACCATCAAGAACCTGTCAAAAAGGCTTCTTCTAAAGGAGTATCTGCAGCTGAGGAAGGACTTCGTAACCACCGAAGATAAGCTGAAGAAAAAACTTCAGAAAGAGAGGACAAAGAGTGAACTTCTCCAAGAAGagctggagaagaagaaagcttCAAACTCTGACGTCCAGGAGAGTGAGCCAGAGGTCCCTGCTCAACAACAACAGGCTGGTTTCCTAAACCCTGAAACTGAGGAGAAATTAAAGTCTCTGGAAGACAGGGTGCTGAATGACCAGCGTGTTACCACCAACCTGATGGCTGAACGGGACACCCTCACACAAGAGATGGCAGAGATCAACATCCTTAAGGAAGAGGCCATCAAAAAGCAGGAGGATCTCTTGCAGGAGAATGAGGGGCTGAAAC ATGAACTCAGCCTCAAGAAATGTCTTGACCAAGAGAATGAGGAGCTAAAACATGAACTCAGCCTCAAGAAATGTCTTGACCAGGAGAATGAGGAGCTAAAACATGAACTCAGCCTCAAGAAATGTCTTGAACAGGAGAACGAGGAGCTGAAACATGAACTCAGCCTCAAGAAATGTCTTGAACAGGAGAATGAGGAGCTGAAACATGAACTCAGCCTCAAAAAATGTCTTGAACAGGAGAACGAGGAGCTGAAAGAGAAGATCAAAACCAGCCAGGAGGAGTTCAACGCTGAGCTCCAGCTTGCAAAACAGAACCACATCCTCCTCCAACAGCACTATCAGGCTCTAAGAGTTGCATACCAGAAGCTCGGTGAGGCGTACCAAACACAGGTCGTCACTGTCAGaaatcaggctgtaaaccttCAAAACCAGCTGAAGACGCAAGTCCAGTCAAATGCAAACAGGAAGAGGGAAGACCAGTGGCTCATCAGGAAGTTAAAAACTGACCTGAAAGCCCTCCAAGGAAAAACGTCAGCGACCATCATCTCCCAGAAAAAATACTTCTTGAAGATTATAGAGGGGCTGAGCAATCAGCTCAACTCTCTGAGAGATATCCGAGAAAAATATGACGACCTGAAAGAGGAATACGATATCAGACAGGAGGAGTTCAACGCTGAGCTTCAGccggaaaaacaaaaaaatgtgcttcTCCAAGAGAATCACGAGAGCCTGAGAGAGTCGTACATAGAGCTCagtaaaaaatatgaagccgTGATCATTACTCTCCAACAGTGGGCTGAAGCGGTTGCTCAGCAGGGACTAACCATCCAAGTCCAGGAGGAGCCTGAGGACTCAGAGATTAACAGTACTGAGACCGCAACGACCCTGACACCCCAGGAAGAGCCTGAAGCATTGACCCCAGTCAGTGAGACAGCGACTCCAgccactgagacagagactccagTCAGTGAGACAGCGACTCCagacactgagacagagactccagacactgagacagagacttcAGACACTGAGACAGCGACTCCAgccactgagacagagactccagTCAGTGAGACAGCGACTCCAgccactgagacagagactccagTCAGTGAGACAGTGACTCCAGCCACCGAGACAGCGACCCAAGCCAAACCGTTCTGGAAAAGTGTCAGACATATTCTGGGTTTGAGGAAGCCAAAGTCctggaagaagaaggagcaggAGCCTACATCAACTCCTCACTCCCATCGCCCCCCATAA